TCGGGAGGGCGGCGGCAACGGTCGCCGCGATCGGCTAGGGCTGTTCGGCGAGGAGGGTGCGGAGGCCCGCCTCGACCGCGCGGTCGCCCCCCTCGCCGATGTACTTGGCGCGGATCCGGCCCCGCTTATCCACCAGGTACCGGGTGGGCCAGTAGCGGTTGCCGTATCGCTTCCAAGTGCTGAAGTCGTTGTCGAGGGCCACCGGGTAGCGGATCTTGAGGTCGGCCACCTTGGCCCGGACCCGGTCCGGGTCCTTCTCCCAGAAGAACTCCGGGGAGTGGACCGCGATGATGACCAGACCCTGGGGGCCGTACCGCTCGTGCCAGTCCCGCAAACTCGGGACCACGTTCAGGCAGTTGATTCAGCCGTAGGTCCAGAACTCCACCAGGACCACCTTCCCCCGGAGGTCGGCCAGCCGGACCGGCGCGGAATTAATCCAGACCGGGCTCTCCACCTCGGGGGCTGCCGGTGCCGTCTCCGGCGGCCGGAGCAGGCCCGCCCCCTCCGGCGCACCCAGCAGCGACAGGGCGAGGATCGGCCCCGCCACCCACCGTGTTGCCGTCATGCCCTCACCTCCTCCCCAGGGCCACGCGTGCCGGGAACGGCTCCTCCCGGCCGGGCGCAGCCCCCGACCTGGATACGCAGGGGGCACACCCCCCGGATGCGTGCGCGGCCCAGTCTTCCAGCCGCCTACGTTCCTGGAGAGGCAGGACGGAGGACCATAAGAAAAGCCCCTGGGGGGCAGGGG
This genomic interval from Candidatus Methylomirabilis sp. contains the following:
- a CDS encoding redoxin domain-containing protein — encoded protein: MVPSLRDWHERYGPQGLVIIAVHSPEFFWEKDPDRVRAKVADLKIRYPVALDNDFSTWKRYGNRYWPTRYLVDKRGRIRAKYIGEGGDRAVEAGLRTLLAEQP